In Thermocrinis minervae, a single genomic region encodes these proteins:
- the gltB gene encoding glutamate synthase large subunit: MERIEYDACGVGFVCHIKGEKSHLIVRWGIEAVKNLTHRGAVGGDGKTGDGAGVCIQIPKRFFKDYIEEAGLEISSIDNLVVGSVFLYEDLRHKVEEFINKSPFTLVGWREVPIDKSAVGESALKVMPKIFHLLLDSEKLERERVEVELYLLRRQIEKALKDKVYFASLSSKTLVYKGMLVAPQLDVFYPDLRDERLESAFCLFHQRYSTNTFPDWKLAQPFRYLAHNGEINTIQGNRNWMLALQNELQHEIFGERINLVKPLVSYEESDSASLDRVFELLVLAGYKPEHAINMLIPPAWESVPDMPEEFRYFFEFQNLLMKPWDGPAAIAFTDGQVIGAHLDRNGLRPSRYILTEDGILVLGSEVGMVDLSDRKIKKKGRLGPGDTILVDLTTGQIKETHQILQELSTSKPYREWIEKHLVRLSKLVKEPIHEPQEDPELIRKQIAFGYTQEEIKNIIAYMAQEGKELTFSMGDDAPIPPLSEKPVLLFRYFKQRFAQVTNPPIDPIRERAVMSLRMNLGHKRNFLKETEDHAKRFQIDSPILLPNEFETLLKQEHFKVAWVPMTYPKERGYCISELQDLAGERRITDILYDAMYEGITICDLRLGVEIVCRRVEEAVREGAQIVILSDRNINKYRLAVPSLLAVSAVFKWLSERNLSTKVSIVVETGEARDTHHMACLIGYGASAVYPYLAYQTIYDLCKKGEINLPYEKALLNYKKALEDGLLKIMSKMGISTLNSYQGAKIFDTVCLNKDFVDEFFPGTPVTLESDGIHEIENSLLVRHDAAFETQDPQIDYGGDMKFRKGGEWHAWSPFVVRALHKFLETKDYQDYKEFSKIANEQRPTFIRHLLTYKKAEKPLSIEEVEPEESILKRFVTGGMSLGALSPEAHEVIAEACNRLGMKSNSGEGGEDPVRYWTIKNSAIKQVASGRFGVTPTYLASAEDIEIKIAQGAKPGEGGQLPGKKVNEYIARLRYAQPGVTLISPPPHHDIYSIEDLAQLINDLKEANPRAKVCVKLVSETGVGTVAAGVAKAYADIVQISGTEGGTGASPYSSIKNAGNYWEIGLFETQRVLMENNLRDKVRIRVDGAMRTGKDVIIAALLGAEEYGFGTAAMIAEGCVMARMCHTNQCPTGVATQDPHYRQKFKGKVENVMAYFRAVAREVREILAEMGFRSLDEIIGRVDLLEIKTFDELPGSKRVKLDKFLREKYPKDKPLRCMVERNDNPRRSELARRIEEEIVPYIERGEKVYREYTIRNVDRSVPTRLAYYIALKYRDEGLPEDTINLTFVGTAGQSFGAFNHRGMSLTLIGDANDYVGKGMYGGRIVIRPSDVEDTQNHTIAGNTILYGATGGELYIAGRVGERFAVRNSGAIAVVEGTGLHCCEYMTGGVVVVLGTVGFNVGAGMTGGYAYILDDDLPRKINRSYVMVRKLKDKELEELRGLIEKHVHYTQSRWARYILDNFSEYSQRFYKVVPLEQCKRDQDTDECIVDYTVEKKA; encoded by the coding sequence ATGGAAAGGATAGAGTACGATGCCTGTGGTGTTGGGTTTGTGTGTCACATAAAAGGAGAGAAAAGCCACCTTATAGTCAGATGGGGCATAGAGGCTGTTAAGAACCTCACTCATAGAGGTGCGGTAGGTGGTGACGGAAAGACAGGGGACGGGGCAGGCGTGTGTATACAGATACCTAAGAGGTTCTTCAAAGATTATATAGAAGAAGCCGGTCTGGAGATATCTTCCATAGACAACTTGGTTGTCGGGTCTGTGTTCCTCTATGAGGATCTTAGGCATAAGGTGGAGGAGTTTATAAATAAATCTCCTTTCACTCTGGTAGGATGGAGAGAGGTTCCTATCGACAAGTCTGCTGTCGGTGAGTCAGCTCTAAAGGTTATGCCCAAGATATTTCACCTTCTTCTAGATTCTGAAAAGTTAGAAAGGGAGAGAGTTGAAGTAGAACTCTACCTCTTGAGGAGACAGATAGAAAAGGCTTTAAAGGATAAGGTGTACTTTGCTTCTCTTTCTTCAAAGACCTTGGTGTACAAAGGTATGCTTGTGGCACCCCAACTGGACGTCTTCTACCCTGACTTAAGGGACGAGAGGCTTGAGTCTGCCTTTTGTCTGTTTCATCAGAGGTATTCTACAAACACCTTTCCAGACTGGAAGCTAGCACAGCCTTTTAGGTACCTGGCGCACAACGGAGAGATAAACACCATACAGGGCAACAGAAACTGGATGCTTGCACTTCAGAATGAGCTCCAGCATGAGATCTTTGGTGAAAGGATAAATCTCGTAAAACCCTTGGTCAGCTACGAAGAGAGCGATTCGGCCTCCTTGGACAGGGTGTTTGAGCTTTTGGTCTTGGCAGGCTACAAACCGGAACACGCCATAAACATGCTCATACCTCCAGCCTGGGAAAGCGTACCCGACATGCCGGAGGAGTTTAGGTACTTTTTTGAATTCCAAAACCTACTTATGAAACCCTGGGATGGACCAGCAGCCATAGCCTTCACAGATGGTCAGGTAATAGGAGCACACCTAGACAGGAATGGCCTAAGACCTTCCAGGTACATCCTGACAGAAGATGGCATCCTCGTCCTTGGGTCTGAGGTAGGTATGGTAGATCTCTCGGATAGGAAGATAAAGAAGAAGGGTAGGCTTGGGCCTGGAGATACCATACTGGTGGACCTCACAACGGGCCAGATAAAGGAAACCCACCAGATACTTCAAGAGCTTTCAACCTCAAAGCCTTACAGAGAATGGATTGAGAAGCATCTTGTAAGGCTTTCAAAACTCGTAAAGGAACCCATACATGAACCGCAGGAAGATCCAGAGCTCATACGCAAGCAGATAGCCTTTGGATACACTCAAGAGGAGATAAAGAACATAATAGCCTACATGGCTCAGGAAGGTAAGGAGCTTACCTTCTCCATGGGTGACGACGCTCCCATACCGCCGCTGTCAGAAAAACCTGTACTCCTGTTTAGATACTTCAAACAACGCTTTGCTCAGGTTACCAATCCACCGATAGACCCCATCAGAGAAAGGGCAGTCATGTCCCTCCGTATGAACTTGGGACACAAGAGGAACTTTCTAAAGGAAACAGAAGACCACGCCAAAAGGTTTCAGATAGATAGCCCTATACTTCTACCCAACGAGTTTGAAACCCTACTCAAACAAGAACACTTCAAGGTAGCTTGGGTACCTATGACATATCCCAAAGAAAGAGGTTATTGCATATCTGAGCTTCAGGATCTGGCTGGTGAAAGGAGGATAACGGACATCCTATATGATGCTATGTACGAAGGCATAACCATATGTGACCTTAGGCTGGGTGTTGAGATAGTATGCAGAAGGGTGGAGGAAGCTGTAAGGGAAGGAGCTCAGATAGTAATACTTTCGGACAGGAATATAAACAAGTACAGGCTTGCAGTGCCAAGTCTATTGGCTGTGTCTGCAGTCTTTAAGTGGCTCTCTGAGCGCAACCTTTCTACTAAGGTTTCCATAGTGGTAGAAACGGGTGAAGCAAGAGACACACACCATATGGCATGCCTTATAGGCTACGGAGCCTCTGCCGTTTACCCATACCTTGCTTACCAGACCATATATGACCTTTGCAAGAAGGGTGAGATAAACCTTCCTTACGAAAAAGCTCTCCTCAATTACAAAAAGGCCTTGGAAGATGGTCTGCTCAAGATAATGTCCAAGATGGGTATATCTACCCTAAACTCCTACCAAGGGGCCAAGATATTTGACACGGTATGCCTAAACAAGGACTTTGTGGATGAGTTCTTCCCAGGTACTCCAGTTACCCTTGAGTCTGATGGTATTCACGAGATAGAAAACAGCCTTTTGGTGAGACACGACGCTGCTTTTGAAACACAAGATCCACAGATTGACTACGGCGGTGACATGAAGTTTAGGAAGGGGGGAGAGTGGCACGCATGGTCTCCCTTCGTAGTCAGGGCCTTGCATAAGTTCTTAGAGACAAAAGATTACCAGGACTACAAAGAATTCTCTAAGATTGCGAACGAGCAAAGGCCCACCTTCATAAGGCATCTGCTCACCTACAAGAAAGCAGAAAAGCCCCTGTCCATAGAAGAGGTGGAACCGGAAGAAAGTATCCTAAAAAGGTTTGTCACAGGCGGTATGTCTCTGGGTGCTCTTTCTCCTGAAGCACATGAGGTTATCGCTGAAGCATGCAACAGACTCGGCATGAAGAGCAACTCGGGAGAAGGTGGAGAGGACCCGGTAAGATACTGGACCATAAAAAACTCTGCCATAAAACAAGTAGCCTCGGGAAGGTTCGGGGTAACACCCACCTACCTAGCATCTGCGGAGGACATTGAGATAAAGATAGCCCAAGGTGCTAAGCCTGGAGAGGGTGGACAGCTTCCTGGCAAGAAGGTCAACGAGTACATAGCCAGGCTAAGGTACGCCCAACCTGGTGTGACGCTCATCTCGCCACCACCTCACCATGATATCTACTCCATAGAAGACTTGGCCCAGCTCATAAACGACCTTAAAGAGGCCAACCCAAGAGCTAAGGTATGTGTAAAGCTTGTGTCTGAGACTGGTGTGGGTACAGTAGCTGCTGGTGTTGCTAAGGCTTACGCTGACATAGTTCAGATAAGTGGAACAGAAGGTGGTACCGGTGCAAGCCCTTATTCCTCCATAAAGAACGCCGGTAACTACTGGGAAATAGGCCTGTTTGAAACCCAAAGGGTGCTTATGGAAAACAACCTGAGGGACAAAGTAAGGATAAGGGTAGACGGTGCTATGAGGACGGGTAAGGACGTGATAATAGCAGCCCTTCTGGGTGCTGAAGAGTACGGATTTGGAACAGCTGCCATGATAGCCGAAGGTTGTGTAATGGCAAGGATGTGCCACACAAATCAGTGTCCCACAGGCGTGGCCACGCAGGACCCGCACTACAGGCAGAAGTTCAAAGGGAAAGTAGAGAACGTCATGGCTTACTTTAGAGCCGTGGCCAGAGAAGTGAGAGAGATACTAGCCGAGATGGGTTTCAGATCGCTGGACGAGATAATAGGTAGAGTGGACCTCCTGGAGATAAAAACCTTTGACGAGCTTCCTGGATCCAAAAGGGTCAAGCTTGATAAATTCCTAAGGGAGAAGTATCCAAAGGACAAACCTTTAAGGTGTATGGTAGAGAGGAACGATAACCCAAGAAGGTCTGAGCTGGCAAGAAGAATAGAAGAGGAAATAGTCCCTTACATAGAAAGGGGTGAGAAAGTTTACAGAGAGTACACCATAAGGAACGTAGACAGAAGTGTACCTACCAGGCTGGCCTACTACATAGCCCTAAAGTACAGGGACGAAGGTCTGCCAGAGGACACTATTAACCTCACCTTTGTGGGTACTGCCGGACAGAGCTTTGGGGCCTTCAATCACAGGGGTATGTCCTTGACCCTTATAGGAGATGCCAACGACTATGTGGGTAAGGGTATGTACGGGGGTAGGATAGTCATAAGACCTTCTGATGTAGAGGATACTCAGAACCATACCATAGCCGGAAACACCATACTATACGGTGCCACAGGTGGAGAGCTCTACATAGCCGGAAGGGTAGGAGAGAGGTTCGCGGTAAGGAACAGTGGAGCCATAGCAGTGGTAGAAGGGACAGGTCTACACTGCTGTGAATACATGACTGGAGGAGTTGTTGTAGTGCTAGGTACTGTAGGCTTCAATGTAGGTGCTGGTATGACAGGAGGCTATGCCTACATACTGGACGATGATCTTCCAAGGAAGATAAACAGATCCTACGTGATGGTAAGGAAGTTGAAAGACAAAGAACTAGAAGAACTAAGAGGTCTCATAGAGAAACATGTGCATTACACTCAGAGCAGGTGGGCGAGGTACATCCTTGATAACTTCTCAGAGTATTCACAACGCTTCTACAAGGTAGTTCCATTGGAGCAGTGCAAAAGAGATCAGGACACGGATGAATGTATAGTAGACTACACGGTTGAGAAAAAGGCTTAA
- a CDS encoding TetR/AcrR family transcriptional regulator — MLRFKNTKERILESALKLFSEKGIRETTLKDIARDVGITEGAIYRHFSSKDEIVDLLFKKCAEDFYTRLKKAAEKGNNCKEKVYLLGQEFLNFCFENPEAFKYMDLFHYLRAEKVSQFKPLPKDAVVEVLEFCKREGVLKVPVWHALALLVGTLERVFLLSQAGILNKEGAYRIMDIIWKALT, encoded by the coding sequence ATGCTAAGATTCAAAAACACCAAGGAACGTATACTTGAGAGTGCTCTTAAACTGTTTTCCGAGAAAGGCATAAGGGAAACCACTCTAAAGGATATAGCTAGGGATGTGGGTATAACTGAGGGGGCCATATACAGGCACTTTAGCAGCAAAGATGAGATAGTAGACTTACTGTTCAAAAAATGTGCTGAGGATTTCTACACAAGGCTAAAAAAAGCTGCTGAAAAAGGTAATAACTGTAAAGAAAAGGTATATCTATTGGGTCAGGAGTTTTTAAACTTTTGCTTTGAGAACCCAGAGGCTTTTAAGTACATGGATCTTTTTCACTACCTTAGAGCTGAAAAAGTTTCACAGTTCAAGCCCCTTCCTAAGGATGCGGTGGTTGAGGTCCTGGAGTTTTGTAAAAGGGAAGGAGTGTTAAAGGTACCCGTATGGCATGCTCTTGCTCTACTTGTAGGTACGTTAGAGAGGGTTTTTTTGCTTAGCCAAGCTGGTATACTCAATAAGGAAGGTGCTTACCGTATCATGGACATAATCTGGAAAGCCCTAACCTAA
- the queC gene encoding 7-cyano-7-deazaguanine synthase QueC: protein MKRILVLLSGGMDSAVLLWLCKKDFQEVYAVSFDYGQRHRVELKYALELGRIAGVKEHFVVEVPVYRSLKGVSALTDASLDVPKGDYPKDEPPITTVPMRNLVFLALASAIADAYEIDYIGIGVHSLDSPYPDCRPEFITSAEACITSASTYSSKTKRRMHVYAPFLGMTKREVALLGKELGVPFEKTYSCYLGTEPPCGECPTCLQREEALKGVL from the coding sequence ATGAAGAGAATTTTGGTACTTCTGTCAGGTGGAATGGACAGCGCTGTACTCCTGTGGTTGTGTAAAAAAGATTTCCAGGAGGTCTACGCTGTATCCTTTGACTACGGACAAAGGCACAGGGTAGAGCTAAAGTACGCCCTTGAACTCGGAAGGATAGCAGGTGTTAAAGAACACTTCGTGGTGGAAGTACCCGTCTACAGAAGCTTGAAAGGCGTTTCGGCCCTTACAGATGCTTCTTTGGATGTTCCAAAGGGAGATTATCCTAAGGATGAGCCACCTATAACCACGGTACCTATGAGGAACCTTGTCTTTTTGGCACTAGCTTCAGCCATAGCGGATGCGTATGAGATAGACTACATAGGCATAGGGGTTCACTCCTTAGATAGTCCTTATCCAGACTGTAGGCCCGAGTTCATAACATCTGCAGAAGCCTGTATAACATCAGCCTCCACTTACAGCTCAAAGACTAAAAGAAGGATGCACGTGTATGCTCCTTTCCTAGGTATGACCAAGAGGGAGGTAGCTCTCTTGGGTAAGGAGCTCGGTGTTCCCTTTGAAAAAACTTACTCGTGTTACCTAGGTACAGAGCCACCATGTGGTGAATGCCCCACCTGTCTACAGAGAGAAGAAGCCCTAAAGGGCGTATTATAA
- a CDS encoding Sec-independent protein translocase subunit TatA/TatB — protein MFPHSFTEILVIILVFVLLFKAKDLPEIGRSLGAGLRNFKKALSGEDDRIKEVKGEEKSQKKE, from the coding sequence ATGTTTCCTCACTCCTTTACCGAAATACTGGTAATTATATTGGTGTTTGTATTGCTCTTCAAGGCTAAAGATCTTCCGGAGATAGGAAGGTCGTTGGGTGCAGGCCTTAGAAACTTTAAGAAGGCTCTTAGCGGGGAAGATGATAGAATAAAAGAGGTTAAGGGAGAGGAAAAAAGCCAGAAGAAGGAATGA
- the tatA gene encoding twin-arginine translocase TatA/TatE family subunit, producing the protein MHAPMPWQLILILLIALIIFGGSRLPEIGRGLGEGLRNFKKALSGEMEEEKKDIKKDQA; encoded by the coding sequence ATGCATGCACCTATGCCATGGCAACTTATCTTGATACTGCTCATAGCTCTTATCATATTTGGTGGTTCAAGGCTACCAGAGATAGGTAGAGGCCTTGGTGAGGGTTTGAGAAACTTCAAGAAGGCCCTATCCGGAGAGATGGAAGAGGAAAAGAAGGACATAAAGAAGGATCAGGCTTAG
- a CDS encoding cold-shock protein translates to MVLRGTVKWFSKEKGYGFITREDGKGDVFVHYSAIQQRGFKTLQEGQKVEFEIEEDTKGPRAKNVKVVG, encoded by the coding sequence ATGGTACTCAGAGGCACTGTCAAGTGGTTCAGCAAGGAAAAGGGTTATGGTTTCATAACCCGTGAAGATGGCAAAGGGGACGTCTTTGTCCACTACTCGGCCATACAGCAGAGGGGATTCAAGACCCTTCAAGAAGGCCAGAAGGTTGAATTTGAAATAGAAGAGGACACAAAGGGACCCAGAGCCAAGAACGTAAAAGTCGTAGGCTAA
- a CDS encoding bifunctional folylpolyglutamate synthase/dihydrofolate synthase, giving the protein MSLYKLYEGRDYRIVPTLERIQKAVEFLGIKDLPFFSFQVGGTNGKGSTCAFLERLLREHGYKTGWFVSPHLFYEGERWRINGQYMPKEAIDYYVKSIKHLIERFDLTYFEACTLIALLYFMDEKVDVAVFEVGMGGRWDATKVCNPGVCIVTNVQRDHVKWLGKSPEERAYEKLGIYKEGKPLIIGDAKYPLYPMAIELCRIEDLRIAGVDFTYWGTVNSTKTILKEFNHEKFSIKDLELGLWGKWQIDNASLALSAFIEVFTPEEKLVRKALSSTVWEGRMELLRKNPLLFVDGAHNEDGIKRLLKNLKRAGLHLVPVFTGLKDKDWLSSLRYVREYSDKVYLVQVSHHRGETLENLIQGAKELDFERIIPLQRIEELLTLDEDLLVLGSLYLVGEVRALFHLNPL; this is encoded by the coding sequence ATGTCTCTCTATAAACTTTATGAAGGTCGAGATTATCGTATAGTTCCAACCTTAGAAAGGATACAAAAAGCTGTTGAATTTTTAGGCATAAAGGATCTTCCCTTCTTTTCCTTCCAGGTGGGTGGTACCAATGGCAAAGGTTCCACTTGTGCATTTCTGGAGAGGCTCCTAAGAGAGCACGGCTATAAAACTGGCTGGTTTGTATCTCCCCATCTCTTCTATGAAGGAGAAAGATGGAGGATAAACGGTCAGTACATGCCAAAAGAAGCTATAGACTACTACGTTAAAAGCATAAAACACCTGATAGAAAGGTTCGATCTGACTTACTTTGAAGCCTGTACCCTTATAGCTCTCCTTTACTTTATGGATGAGAAGGTAGATGTTGCTGTCTTTGAAGTTGGAATGGGTGGTAGATGGGACGCTACAAAGGTATGCAACCCAGGTGTATGCATAGTCACGAACGTACAGAGGGATCACGTCAAATGGCTAGGTAAGTCTCCTGAGGAAAGGGCTTACGAAAAGCTAGGCATATACAAAGAAGGCAAACCACTCATAATAGGAGATGCCAAGTATCCTCTATACCCTATGGCAATAGAACTGTGCAGGATAGAAGACCTTAGGATTGCCGGTGTAGACTTTACTTACTGGGGTACTGTAAATTCTACGAAAACTATCCTTAAGGAGTTTAATCACGAAAAGTTTTCCATAAAGGATTTGGAGCTTGGTCTGTGGGGAAAGTGGCAGATAGACAACGCAAGCCTTGCCCTTTCTGCCTTCATTGAAGTGTTTACTCCAGAAGAAAAGCTCGTAAGAAAAGCCCTATCCTCTACTGTGTGGGAAGGCAGGATGGAGCTTTTAAGGAAAAACCCTCTTCTGTTTGTGGACGGTGCCCACAACGAGGATGGTATAAAGAGGCTTCTAAAGAACCTTAAAAGAGCTGGCCTTCATCTAGTACCTGTCTTTACAGGTTTGAAAGACAAGGACTGGCTTTCCTCTTTAAGGTATGTAAGGGAATACTCGGATAAGGTTTACCTGGTACAAGTGAGCCATCACAGGGGTGAAACTCTTGAAAACCTTATACAAGGTGCAAAAGAGCTTGACTTTGAAAGGATTATTCCTCTACAAAGGATAGAGGAGTTGTTGACCTTGGACGAAGATCTTTTGGTGTTAGGTTCTTTATACCTTGTGGGTGAGGTGAGAGCCTTATTCCACCTGAATCCTCTTTGA
- a CDS encoding hemerythrin domain-containing protein — MLEFPKVANAIMNALHEDEVEIIEELLQACKEGSVNRVDQLMDELFQDMEIHFSTEEEMMREFEFFAYPMHKAEHDSMRKEFKEFYTTWKENKDVGRVESFLKDRFIPWLLLHIARWDSTTAMHLGD; from the coding sequence ATGTTGGAATTTCCTAAGGTTGCCAACGCTATCATGAATGCCCTTCACGAGGATGAAGTAGAAATAATTGAAGAGCTCCTACAAGCATGTAAAGAGGGGAGCGTTAACAGGGTGGACCAGCTTATGGATGAGCTTTTCCAAGATATGGAGATACACTTTTCCACAGAAGAGGAGATGATGAGGGAGTTTGAGTTCTTTGCTTATCCTATGCACAAAGCGGAACATGACAGCATGCGCAAGGAGTTTAAGGAGTTTTACACAACCTGGAAGGAAAACAAAGATGTGGGTCGTGTAGAGAGCTTTTTGAAGGACAGGTTCATACCCTGGCTGTTGCTTCACATAGCTAGGTGGGATTCAACTACAGCCATGCATCTGGGGGATTAG
- the prfA gene encoding peptide chain release factor 1 has protein sequence MISKDLLGKLEGVEERYKELQFKLTDPEVVSNRELYASLSKELKELAPLYEAYQEYKKLIKEYEDTKELLKSKEFEELAKEEIKRLEKEIEAKEYELRVLLLPKDEKDNKNVILEIRAGVGGEEAALFAADLLNMYQRYAEEKGWKFSILSANRTNLGGYKEVIAFIEGEGAYSRLKYESGVHRVQRVPVTEAGDRIHTSTATVVVLPEVKEEEIQINPQDLKIETFRASGAGGQYVNTTETAVRITHIPTGITVACQDERSQFQNKQKALKILYARLKDYYERQKEEELAKTRREHIKTGDRSEKIRTYNFPQNRVTDHRIGLTLYKLNDILQGKLDEIIEPLIQHDLEQKLKASV, from the coding sequence ATGATAAGCAAGGACCTTCTTGGTAAGTTAGAAGGAGTTGAAGAAAGGTACAAGGAGCTACAGTTTAAGCTGACAGATCCAGAGGTAGTATCAAACAGAGAACTTTATGCTTCCCTTAGTAAGGAGTTAAAGGAGCTTGCACCACTCTATGAAGCCTATCAGGAGTACAAAAAGCTCATAAAAGAGTATGAAGATACCAAGGAACTGCTAAAGTCTAAGGAGTTTGAAGAGCTTGCCAAGGAGGAGATAAAAAGGTTAGAGAAAGAAATAGAAGCAAAGGAGTACGAGCTTAGGGTACTCCTCCTTCCAAAGGACGAAAAGGACAACAAGAATGTCATACTTGAGATAAGGGCGGGCGTAGGTGGAGAAGAAGCAGCACTCTTTGCTGCAGACCTACTTAACATGTACCAAAGGTATGCAGAAGAAAAGGGCTGGAAGTTTAGCATACTAAGCGCAAACAGGACAAACCTGGGAGGCTATAAAGAAGTCATAGCCTTCATAGAAGGAGAAGGAGCTTACTCTAGGCTTAAGTACGAAAGCGGTGTGCACAGGGTGCAGAGGGTTCCCGTCACAGAAGCAGGTGACAGGATACACACATCAACAGCTACAGTGGTAGTCCTTCCAGAAGTAAAAGAAGAAGAAATACAGATAAACCCTCAGGATCTAAAGATCGAAACCTTCAGGGCAAGTGGTGCAGGTGGTCAGTACGTAAACACCACAGAAACAGCGGTAAGGATAACTCACATACCTACGGGTATAACGGTAGCATGTCAGGATGAAAGGTCCCAGTTTCAAAACAAGCAGAAGGCTCTAAAGATACTCTACGCAAGGTTAAAGGATTACTACGAAAGACAGAAGGAGGAAGAGTTAGCAAAAACCCGTAGAGAACACATAAAAACAGGAGATAGAAGCGAGAAGATAAGAACTTACAACTTTCCTCAGAACAGAGTAACTGACCACCGTATAGGTCTGACACTGTACAAGCTAAACGATATACTTCAGGGAAAGCTGGATGAGATTATAGAGCCTCTCATCCAGCACGATCTAGAGCAGAAGCTAAAGGCTAGCGTCTAA
- the rpmE gene encoding 50S ribosomal protein L31 has translation MKKGIHPELKPTTFVCGCGNTFTLLSTKGGTVYLEGCNKCHPFYTGKLKIKPFFLEIAGTKKE, from the coding sequence ATGAAGAAAGGAATACATCCCGAGCTAAAGCCTACTACCTTTGTGTGTGGTTGTGGAAACACTTTCACCCTGCTTTCTACAAAAGGCGGCACTGTGTACCTTGAAGGTTGCAACAAGTGCCATCCCTTCTACACGGGTAAGCTCAAGATAAAACCTTTCTTCCTTGAGATAGCAGGTACCAAGAAGGAATGA